The Actinomyces sp. oral taxon 414 genome has a segment encoding these proteins:
- a CDS encoding alpha,alpha-phosphotrehalase: protein MTFHDAVVYQIYPKSFRDSDGDGVGDLRGIIDKVPYIASLGVDYVWFNPFYPSPGHDNGYDISDYCAVDPAMGTMEDFDELAATLGAHGISPMLDMVLNHVSTEHEWFRRALAGEQRYRDYFYIRPARADGAAPTHLPTNWVSKFGGPAWAPFGPVDDDGRPLSGEYYLHLFDPTQADLDWHNPEVRARAAEVVNFWRAHGVRAFRFDVINLIGKTEPLADAPAGTDDRRVYTDGPLVHDYLHELNRASFGQDPDSVTVGEMSSTSIEACVGYTAPERQELAMVFNFHHLKVDYENGEKWTLMAPDIPELKRLLNDWTLGLQAGGGWNALFWNNHDQPRALNRFGDAGRHRYESATMLATAIHLLRGTPYVYMGEEIGMTDPLYTSIEDYVDVEARNAFHALVDAGRPPEEAFAIVHSKARDNARTPMQWDDGEHAGFSDVEPWLRPTNQAEINVAAEEAGGRILPYYKRLIALRKELPVISEGLYEPWELDDPDVLGYLRTHAPGGGEPGARLLVLCSFRDHDTEVRVPADLAAGRVLITNYPDRRPESYAERPLGPTVRLAPYEALALIVTSPDTL, encoded by the coding sequence ATGACCTTCCACGACGCCGTCGTCTACCAGATCTATCCCAAGTCCTTCCGGGACTCCGACGGCGACGGCGTGGGGGACCTGCGCGGCATTATCGACAAGGTCCCCTACATCGCCTCCCTCGGCGTGGACTACGTCTGGTTCAACCCCTTCTACCCCTCGCCCGGGCACGACAACGGCTACGACATCTCCGACTACTGCGCCGTCGACCCCGCCATGGGCACCATGGAGGACTTCGACGAGCTCGCCGCGACCCTGGGGGCCCACGGCATCAGCCCCATGCTCGACATGGTCCTCAACCACGTCTCCACCGAGCACGAGTGGTTCCGCCGCGCCCTGGCCGGCGAGCAGCGCTACCGCGACTACTTCTACATCCGCCCCGCCCGGGCCGACGGGGCCGCGCCCACGCACCTGCCCACCAACTGGGTGAGCAAGTTCGGCGGGCCGGCCTGGGCTCCCTTCGGCCCCGTGGACGACGACGGGCGGCCCCTGTCCGGCGAGTACTACCTGCACCTGTTCGATCCCACCCAGGCGGACCTCGACTGGCACAACCCCGAGGTGCGCGCCCGGGCCGCCGAGGTCGTCAACTTCTGGCGCGCCCACGGGGTGAGGGCCTTCCGCTTCGACGTCATCAACCTCATCGGCAAGACCGAGCCCCTCGCCGACGCCCCCGCCGGCACCGACGACCGGCGCGTCTACACCGACGGGCCGCTCGTCCACGACTACCTTCACGAGCTCAACCGCGCCAGCTTCGGCCAGGACCCGGACTCGGTGACCGTGGGGGAGATGTCCTCGACCTCCATCGAGGCCTGCGTGGGCTACACCGCCCCCGAACGCCAGGAGCTGGCCATGGTCTTCAACTTCCACCACCTCAAGGTCGACTACGAGAACGGGGAGAAGTGGACCCTCATGGCCCCCGACATCCCCGAGCTCAAGCGGCTGCTCAACGACTGGACCCTGGGCCTGCAGGCCGGCGGCGGGTGGAACGCCCTGTTCTGGAACAACCACGATCAGCCGCGCGCCCTCAACCGCTTCGGGGACGCCGGGCGCCACCGCTACGAGTCCGCCACCATGCTGGCCACCGCCATCCACCTGCTGCGGGGCACCCCCTACGTCTACATGGGGGAGGAGATCGGCATGACCGATCCCCTGTACACCAGCATCGAGGACTACGTCGACGTCGAGGCCCGCAACGCCTTCCACGCGCTCGTCGACGCCGGCCGCCCGCCCGAGGAGGCCTTCGCGATCGTCCACTCCAAGGCCCGGGACAACGCCCGCACCCCCATGCAGTGGGACGACGGCGAGCACGCCGGCTTCTCCGACGTCGAGCCCTGGCTGCGGCCCACCAACCAGGCGGAGATCAATGTGGCGGCCGAGGAGGCCGGCGGGCGCATCCTGCCCTACTACAAGCGCCTCATCGCGCTGCGCAAGGAGCTGCCCGTCATCTCCGAGGGCCTCTACGAGCCCTGGGAGCTGGACGACCCCGACGTGCTGGGCTACCTGCGCACGCACGCGCCCGGGGGCGGGGAGCCGGGCGCGCGGCTGCTCGTCCTGTGCTCCTTCCGCGACCACGACACCGAGGTCCGCGTCCCGGCGGATCTGGCCGCCGGGCGCGTCCTCATCACCAACTACCCGGACCGCCGCCCCGAGTCCTACGCCGAGCGCCCGCTCGGACCCACCGTGCGGCTGGCGCCCTATGAGGCGCTCGCCCTCATTGTCACCTCCCCCGACACGCTCTGA
- a CDS encoding SDR family NAD(P)-dependent oxidoreductase — MSQIPEPASDVTAPPAAGPASGSAPSAPPGPESPARRALVTGASTGIGAAAVRLLRSHGWDVVATARRAERLKALAAETGCTWIAADLQRPDDVERLAAEVLADGPVDAVVNNAGGALGLDPVADADPAEWLTMYERNALAALRVTRAFLPGLRERGGDVVFLTSTAAHGTYPGGAGYVAAKHAERVIANTLRLELVGEPVRIIEIAPGMVATEEFSLNRFHGDRAAADAVYAGVEAPLTAADVAECIVWTLERPAHVNIDSLIVRPRAQASNTVIARH; from the coding sequence ATGAGCCAGATCCCGGAGCCCGCATCCGACGTCACCGCACCGCCCGCCGCCGGCCCCGCCTCCGGTTCGGCGCCATCCGCGCCTCCCGGCCCCGAGTCGCCCGCACGCCGCGCCCTCGTCACCGGCGCCTCCACCGGCATCGGCGCGGCCGCCGTCCGCCTCCTGCGCTCCCACGGATGGGACGTGGTCGCCACCGCCCGCCGCGCCGAGCGCCTGAAGGCCCTGGCCGCCGAGACCGGCTGCACCTGGATCGCCGCCGACCTCCAGCGTCCCGATGACGTCGAGCGCCTGGCCGCCGAGGTCCTCGCCGACGGCCCCGTCGACGCGGTCGTCAACAACGCCGGCGGGGCGCTGGGCCTGGACCCCGTGGCCGACGCCGACCCGGCCGAGTGGCTGACCATGTACGAGCGCAACGCGCTCGCGGCCCTGCGCGTCACCCGGGCCTTCCTGCCGGGACTGCGCGAGCGCGGGGGCGACGTCGTCTTCCTGACCTCGACCGCCGCCCACGGTACCTACCCGGGCGGGGCCGGCTACGTCGCCGCCAAGCACGCCGAGCGCGTCATCGCCAACACCCTGCGCCTGGAACTGGTCGGCGAGCCGGTGCGCATTATCGAGATCGCGCCGGGCATGGTGGCCACCGAGGAGTTCTCCCTCAACCGCTTCCACGGGGACCGGGCCGCCGCCGACGCCGTCTACGCGGGCGTCGAGGCCCCGCTGACCGCGGCGGACGTGGCCGAGTGCATCGTGTGGACCCTGGAGCGCCCGGCCCACGTCAATATCGACTCCCTCATCGTGCGCCCGCGCGCCCAGGCCTCCAACACGGTGATCGCGCGCCACTGA
- a CDS encoding CPBP family intramembrane glutamic endopeptidase codes for MVAPPDSDGARSRAAHIALVLFVGLYIVVFLLKLLSLAEIPSGDSALVNVAVYGTLLLLGAIAFHRELARAIRRVVARRGRAALILIAGLIGVIAATMLGGWLAAVLLEATGLWGTPLQNDLIIGRATKAISPFVLIPIGGVIGPLAEELMFRQFLIGLIGRRAPTWAAVVVSGILFGMLHMSALTLPEAINVIPHACTGIAFGALYVASGRNLCYSSTIHVFNNLTGLLAPVL; via the coding sequence ATGGTTGCACCCCCCGATTCCGACGGGGCCCGGAGCAGGGCCGCTCACATCGCGCTGGTGCTCTTCGTCGGCCTCTACATCGTCGTCTTCCTCCTGAAACTGCTGAGCCTGGCCGAGATCCCCAGCGGCGACAGCGCGCTCGTCAACGTCGCCGTCTACGGCACGCTCCTCCTCCTGGGCGCCATCGCCTTCCACCGCGAGCTCGCCAGGGCGATCCGGCGGGTCGTCGCCCGCAGGGGCAGGGCGGCTCTCATCCTGATCGCGGGCCTGATCGGCGTCATCGCCGCGACGATGCTCGGCGGCTGGCTGGCCGCCGTCCTCCTGGAGGCGACCGGCCTGTGGGGGACGCCGCTGCAGAACGACCTGATCATCGGCCGGGCGACGAAGGCGATCTCGCCGTTCGTCCTGATCCCGATCGGCGGGGTGATCGGCCCTCTCGCCGAAGAACTGATGTTCCGCCAGTTCCTCATCGGCCTCATCGGGCGCCGCGCGCCGACCTGGGCGGCCGTCGTCGTCTCCGGCATCCTGTTCGGAATGCTGCACATGAGCGCGTTGACGCTCCCCGAGGCCATCAACGTCATCCCCCACGCGTGCACCGGGATCGCCTTCGGCGCCCTGTACGTCGCGAGTGGCCGCAACCTCTGCTACTCGTCGACCATCCACGTCTTCAACAATCTCACCGGGCTGCTCGCCCCGGTCCTCTGA
- a CDS encoding Txe/YoeB family addiction module toxin: protein MRLVFTPNGWADYSSWLKADRRMLPRINRLIEDAMRHPFEGMGKPEPLRHALSGAWSRRITGEHRLVHLVDGDDLVILQARYHYK, encoded by the coding sequence ATGAGGCTGGTCTTCACGCCGAACGGCTGGGCCGACTACAGCTCCTGGTTGAAGGCGGACCGACGCATGCTGCCGCGGATCAACCGACTCATCGAGGATGCGATGCGCCATCCCTTCGAGGGGATGGGGAAGCCGGAACCGCTGAGGCATGCGCTGTCCGGTGCCTGGTCGCGGCGTATCACCGGTGAGCATCGGCTCGTGCACCTCGTTGACGGCGACGATCTCGTGATTCTCCAGGCGCGGTACCACTACAAGTGA
- a CDS encoding type II toxin-antitoxin system Phd/YefM family antitoxin yields MTVVSASEARANLFGLIERVNEDAAPVEITSRRGDAVLISRNEFEALEETAHLLRSPANAARLLESLTQAREGRVEEHELLS; encoded by the coding sequence ATGACCGTCGTGTCGGCCAGCGAGGCCCGGGCGAATCTGTTCGGGCTCATTGAACGGGTCAACGAGGACGCGGCTCCCGTGGAGATCACCTCGCGGCGCGGGGATGCCGTCCTCATCTCGCGCAACGAGTTCGAGGCGCTGGAGGAGACGGCTCACCTTCTGCGCTCGCCCGCCAACGCCGCGCGCCTTCTGGAGAGTCTCACCCAGGCGCGCGAGGGGCGGGTCGAGGAGCACGAACTGCTGTCATGA
- a CDS encoding DUF885 domain-containing protein: MTHSSDQAPGAARPATAVDAIAERYVARLAELSPEFAVYNGLPGRRGELDDYSPAGLAARNDLDRSTLRELDGVEAADDVDRVTVAAMRERLGVGLDLADAGEDLRSLNNIDSPVQTLRDGFDNLPTATEEDWADFASALRAVPRALDQYARSLRLARSRGDVAARRQVGAAISQARDQAGEATSSYTALIDGAATADGAPLPPALAAELREAAAVARRGYARLADFLAEEILPEAGRADAVGRERYERFSREFLGAAVDLDETYEWGRERLAAIDAEQRAIAERLYGPGTGVREAMDRLNADPARTVHGTAALRDWMQATSDRAMAALDGVHFDIPAPLRTLECRIAPSATGGIYYTGPSDDFSRPGRMWWSVPAGTEDFATWQERTTVFHEGVPGHHLQVGMQTYLRGELNSWRRLACWVSGHGEGWALYAERLMADLGFQDDPGDRFGMLDSQRLRAARVVLDIGVHLGKERPPELAGLPGVGEGAWDAGSAWAFLRHNVAMEESFLRFELDRYLGLPGQAPSYAVGQRLWEEARDRALAGGTGLKDFHTRALRLGSVGLDVLRRALT, from the coding sequence ATGACCCACTCCTCTGACCAAGCTCCCGGCGCCGCCCGCCCCGCCACCGCCGTCGACGCGATCGCCGAGCGCTACGTGGCCCGCCTGGCCGAGCTCTCCCCGGAGTTCGCCGTCTACAACGGCCTGCCCGGCCGGCGCGGCGAGCTCGACGACTACTCGCCGGCGGGCTTGGCCGCCCGAAACGACCTGGACCGCTCCACCCTGCGCGAGCTGGACGGCGTCGAGGCGGCCGACGACGTCGACCGCGTCACCGTCGCCGCCATGCGCGAGCGCCTGGGTGTGGGCCTGGACCTCGCCGACGCCGGCGAGGACCTGCGCAGCCTCAACAACATCGACAGCCCCGTCCAGACCCTGCGCGACGGCTTCGACAACCTGCCCACCGCCACCGAGGAGGACTGGGCCGACTTCGCCTCCGCCCTGCGCGCCGTCCCCCGGGCGCTGGACCAGTACGCCCGGAGCCTGCGCCTGGCGCGCTCGCGCGGCGACGTCGCCGCCCGCCGCCAGGTCGGGGCGGCGATCTCCCAGGCCCGCGACCAGGCCGGCGAGGCCACGAGCTCCTACACGGCGCTCATCGACGGCGCCGCCACCGCCGACGGCGCGCCCCTCCCGCCCGCCCTGGCCGCCGAGCTGCGCGAGGCCGCCGCTGTCGCCCGGCGGGGCTACGCCCGTCTCGCCGACTTCCTCGCCGAGGAGATCCTGCCGGAGGCGGGCCGGGCCGACGCCGTCGGGCGCGAGCGCTACGAGCGTTTCAGCCGGGAGTTCCTGGGCGCCGCCGTCGACCTGGACGAGACCTACGAATGGGGCCGGGAGCGCCTGGCCGCCATCGACGCCGAGCAGCGGGCCATCGCCGAGCGGCTCTACGGGCCCGGGACGGGCGTGCGCGAGGCCATGGACCGGCTGAACGCCGACCCCGCGCGCACCGTCCACGGCACGGCGGCGCTGCGGGACTGGATGCAGGCCACCTCGGATCGGGCCATGGCGGCGCTCGACGGCGTCCACTTCGACATCCCTGCCCCGCTGCGCACCCTGGAGTGCCGCATCGCCCCGTCGGCCACCGGCGGCATCTACTACACCGGGCCGAGCGACGACTTCTCCCGGCCGGGCCGCATGTGGTGGTCGGTGCCGGCGGGCACCGAGGACTTCGCCACCTGGCAGGAGCGCACCACCGTGTTCCACGAGGGCGTGCCCGGCCACCACCTGCAGGTCGGCATGCAGACGTATCTGCGCGGCGAGCTCAACTCCTGGCGGCGCCTGGCCTGCTGGGTGAGCGGGCACGGCGAGGGCTGGGCCCTGTACGCCGAGAGGCTCATGGCGGACCTGGGCTTCCAGGACGACCCGGGCGACCGCTTCGGCATGCTCGACTCCCAGCGGCTGCGCGCCGCGCGGGTGGTGCTCGACATCGGGGTGCACCTGGGCAAGGAGCGCCCGCCCGAGCTGGCGGGCCTGCCCGGGGTGGGCGAGGGCGCCTGGGACGCGGGCAGCGCCTGGGCCTTCCTGCGCCACAACGTGGCCATGGAGGAGTCGTTCCTGCGCTTCGAGCTGGACCGCTACCTGGGGCTGCCGGGGCAGGCGCCGTCCTACGCGGTGGGCCAGCGGCTGTGGGAGGAGGCGCGCGATCGCGCGCTGGCGGGCGGGACGGGCCTGAAGGACTTCCACACCCGGGCGCTGCGCCTGGGCAGCGTGGGCCTGGACGTCCTGCGCCGGGCGCTGACCTGA
- a CDS encoding Fic family protein, with protein sequence MTWPMWTTRTLPWVSRSRGPRADRTLTSYRAAVAPRIAHCTPALGESVQRAVEEASLALARFEGASTRGGTVLAPIADLLMRGEMVASSRIESVNAPLDMIAAASLGVRVHVNARLVAAAGDATRALSGVADRRHLEADDLLAAHSTLLAPLAADVDEQVGRLRSVQNWIGGSDYSPRGALHVPPPADDIAADVDDLIVFLRRQDLPALAQAAIAHAQFEGIHPFVDGNGRVGRALIHAVVRKRGLTRQVTVPVAAAMMAQGERYTRALDLYRAGDPDSIIELVARAVGRAAAAAQESSARILSLPEAWRAQTNARRGSARQRLLDSLLEHPVLDAEDARALTGASSSATYGALDRLVADGVLRIAVARKRDRVWVAAAVIDEVDVLLDALAE encoded by the coding sequence GTGACCTGGCCGATGTGGACGACCCGCACCCTGCCCTGGGTGTCGCGCAGCCGGGGACCGCGCGCCGATCGCACCCTGACGAGTTACCGGGCCGCCGTCGCCCCGCGCATCGCCCATTGCACGCCGGCACTGGGGGAGTCCGTCCAGCGGGCCGTCGAGGAGGCCTCGCTCGCGCTCGCCCGGTTCGAAGGCGCTTCGACGCGCGGCGGCACCGTCCTGGCGCCGATCGCGGACCTTCTCATGCGGGGCGAGATGGTCGCCTCCTCCAGGATCGAGTCCGTCAACGCCCCCCTCGACATGATTGCGGCCGCCTCGCTCGGCGTCCGGGTTCATGTCAACGCCCGCCTCGTCGCCGCCGCGGGGGACGCGACCCGCGCACTCAGCGGCGTCGCGGACCGGCGCCACCTCGAAGCGGATGATCTCCTCGCGGCCCACAGCACCCTCCTGGCGCCGCTCGCGGCCGACGTCGACGAACAGGTCGGTCGTCTGCGCAGCGTCCAGAACTGGATCGGCGGCTCCGACTACTCGCCCCGCGGCGCCCTCCACGTCCCGCCGCCCGCCGATGATATCGCCGCCGACGTCGACGACCTCATCGTCTTCCTCCGCAGGCAGGACCTTCCCGCCCTGGCGCAGGCCGCCATCGCCCACGCCCAATTCGAGGGCATCCACCCCTTCGTCGACGGGAACGGGAGGGTGGGGCGCGCGCTCATCCACGCCGTTGTGCGCAAGCGCGGCCTCACCCGGCAGGTGACGGTCCCCGTCGCCGCCGCGATGATGGCCCAGGGGGAGCGGTACACGCGCGCACTCGATCTGTACCGCGCGGGCGATCCCGATTCCATTATCGAGCTCGTGGCCCGGGCGGTCGGCCGCGCCGCCGCGGCCGCGCAGGAGTCCAGCGCCCGGATTCTGTCACTGCCCGAGGCGTGGCGCGCCCAGACGAACGCACGCCGGGGATCCGCCCGGCAGCGGCTGCTCGACTCCCTCCTGGAGCATCCGGTCCTGGACGCCGAGGACGCGCGGGCGCTCACGGGCGCGTCGTCGTCGGCCACCTACGGCGCCCTCGACCGCCTGGTGGCCGACGGCGTCCTGCGCATCGCCGTGGCGCGCAAGCGGGACCGGGTCTGGGTGGCGGCGGCGGTGATCGACGAGGTCGACGTCCTCCTCGACGCCCTGGCCGAGTAG
- a CDS encoding ABC transporter ATP-binding protein, which translates to MWKMLLRLVNAAEMRRILGWFVASALLQGATLALMVPFLRAFYARSAHLGAWLAAVVVLGVLTVVVDTVAMLRSYRVSVFEVCDAMIDRVAEHVLALPLGWFNAQREAAVVNATSKEVNTLSHLTSMVIPSLCNAFIVPLVMIAATAAVEWPLALIMAVTAAVLYLVWRRMSAATARANEMEDRAAAAAAGRLVEFARLQPVLRATGATRTGWEPARAALEADSEATLTGLRIKGRPGQAFNIIANAAFAAVMAAGLSLVSGHRLDVVGYLAVMVVTSRMLMPLTKAAMMSSEADNARVALTAMNSILDAEPLPEPAPDGRARAEGTAIALDDVSFSYEQGRPVLDRVSLSAPQGRVTALVGPSGAGKSTILRLAARFWDVDAGTVTIGGADVRALPAAQIMAMTSMVFQDVYLFDTTIRENLRIARPGATDAELETAARRARLDRVVEALPHGWDTRVGPGGLSLSGGERQRVSIARAFVKDAPILLLDEITSALDGENESAITEVVRELSAGRTVMVVAHRLSTILRADEVVFLAPAERGARVAQRGAPAELAAEPGPFRDFVEASTAASRWRILRD; encoded by the coding sequence ATGTGGAAGATGCTGCTGCGCCTGGTCAACGCCGCCGAGATGCGCAGGATCCTGGGCTGGTTCGTCGCCTCCGCCCTCCTGCAGGGGGCGACCCTGGCCCTCATGGTCCCCTTCCTGCGCGCCTTCTACGCTCGCTCGGCCCACCTGGGCGCATGGCTGGCGGCCGTCGTCGTGCTCGGGGTCCTCACCGTCGTGGTCGACACCGTCGCCATGCTCCGCTCCTACCGGGTCAGCGTCTTCGAGGTCTGCGACGCCATGATCGACCGCGTCGCCGAGCACGTGCTCGCCCTGCCCCTGGGGTGGTTCAACGCCCAGCGGGAGGCCGCCGTCGTCAATGCGACCTCCAAGGAGGTCAACACCCTGTCGCACCTGACCTCCATGGTCATCCCCAGCCTGTGCAACGCCTTCATCGTGCCCCTGGTCATGATCGCGGCCACCGCCGCCGTCGAGTGGCCCCTGGCGCTCATTATGGCCGTCACGGCGGCGGTCCTCTACCTCGTCTGGCGGCGCATGTCCGCGGCGACCGCCCGCGCCAACGAGATGGAGGACCGGGCCGCGGCCGCCGCCGCCGGGCGCCTGGTCGAATTCGCCCGCCTGCAGCCGGTCCTGCGCGCCACGGGCGCGACCCGGACCGGCTGGGAGCCCGCGCGCGCCGCCCTGGAGGCCGACTCCGAGGCCACCCTGACCGGGCTGCGCATCAAGGGGCGCCCCGGCCAGGCCTTCAACATTATCGCCAACGCCGCCTTCGCCGCCGTCATGGCCGCGGGCCTGTCCCTGGTGAGCGGGCACCGCCTCGACGTCGTCGGCTACCTGGCGGTCATGGTCGTGACCTCCCGCATGCTCATGCCGCTGACCAAGGCCGCCATGATGTCCAGCGAGGCCGACAACGCGCGGGTCGCCCTGACCGCCATGAACTCCATCCTCGACGCCGAGCCCCTGCCCGAACCCGCCCCCGACGGGCGGGCGCGGGCCGAGGGCACCGCGATCGCCCTGGACGACGTGTCCTTCTCCTACGAGCAGGGCCGCCCCGTCCTGGACCGGGTGTCGTTGAGCGCGCCGCAGGGGCGGGTCACCGCCCTGGTGGGGCCCTCGGGGGCCGGCAAGTCCACCATCCTGCGCCTGGCCGCCCGGTTCTGGGACGTGGACGCCGGCACCGTGACCATCGGCGGGGCGGACGTGCGCGCCCTGCCCGCCGCCCAGATCATGGCCATGACCTCCATGGTCTTCCAGGACGTCTACCTGTTCGACACCACCATCCGGGAGAACCTGCGCATCGCCCGGCCCGGGGCCACCGACGCCGAGCTGGAGACCGCAGCGCGCCGGGCGCGCCTGGACCGCGTCGTCGAGGCCCTGCCGCACGGGTGGGACACGCGGGTCGGCCCGGGCGGGCTGAGCCTGTCCGGCGGGGAGCGCCAGCGCGTGTCCATCGCCCGCGCCTTCGTCAAGGACGCCCCCATCCTCCTGCTCGACGAGATCACCTCGGCCCTGGACGGGGAGAACGAGTCGGCCATTACCGAGGTGGTGCGCGAACTGTCGGCGGGCCGCACCGTCATGGTCGTGGCCCACCGCCTGTCCACGATCCTGCGGGCCGACGAGGTCGTCTTCCTCGCCCCCGCCGAGCGGGGCGCGCGCGTGGCCCAGCGGGGCGCCCCCGCCGAGCTGGCGGCCGAGCCCGGGCCCTTCCGGGACTTCGTCGAGGCCTCCACGGCCGCCTCCAGGTGGCGCATCCTCCGGGACTGA
- a CDS encoding ABC transporter ATP-binding protein, translating into MAVTVTTLIAPARRAMIASGALTAAGAVLSVGPYVALRNMAAIWLDESDRSGWAGSPWAWAGLAVGSLLAAQLLYLWGLAITHLAEARLRHHLRTRLVNAIGRLPLGRVAQIPHGAIRKMVCDDTSSIHTLVAHVPGDVTNALVGAAAGAAYLAWTDWRLALTLLGAWCLVLGAVSMIAMRGLGDITDRFAVAQTGLASATVEMLEGIKEIKSFQATDITRTRFDAARRRFSSLSYEWVLASGRMISFAGALLRPAVVFATVAPLAALFVARGWSEPSATLAFFLLAPGLPEGLLTVVSMMQQIYESRMAARATADLLSQEPMPEGSFDDGDGPAPGRVEVDGVTFSYEPGAPVLKGVSFTAEPGAVTALVGPSGGGKSTLARLIARFYDVEGGAVRVSGVDVRETTFSWLGSRVAIVLQDVALSHDSVHDNIALGRPGASREQVEAAARAACIHERIMRLPRGYDTVLGEEGGFLSGGERQRVTLARAYLQDAPVLVLDEATAQADPASERDIHVALSRLAAGRTVIIIAHRLSTVRDADQILVVDDGAVVERGRHEDLLAAGGRYAVMWRSQDLDPGGGGEAAATAGDAVTAGAMEGE; encoded by the coding sequence ATGGCTGTCACCGTCACCACTCTCATCGCCCCCGCGCGCCGGGCCATGATCGCCTCCGGCGCGCTCACCGCCGCCGGGGCCGTCCTGTCCGTCGGGCCCTACGTGGCGTTGCGCAATATGGCGGCCATCTGGCTGGACGAGTCCGACCGCTCCGGGTGGGCGGGCAGCCCCTGGGCCTGGGCGGGGCTCGCCGTCGGCTCGCTCCTGGCGGCCCAGCTGCTCTACCTGTGGGGCCTGGCCATCACCCACCTGGCCGAGGCGAGGCTGCGCCACCACCTGCGCACACGACTCGTCAACGCCATCGGCCGCCTGCCCCTGGGACGGGTCGCCCAGATCCCCCACGGGGCCATCCGCAAGATGGTGTGCGACGACACCTCTTCCATCCACACCCTCGTCGCCCACGTGCCCGGAGACGTCACCAACGCCCTGGTGGGGGCCGCGGCCGGGGCGGCCTACCTGGCGTGGACCGACTGGCGGCTCGCCCTGACCCTCCTGGGGGCGTGGTGCCTGGTCCTGGGCGCCGTCTCCATGATCGCCATGCGCGGCCTGGGGGACATCACCGACCGCTTCGCCGTCGCACAGACCGGCCTGGCCTCCGCCACCGTCGAGATGCTCGAGGGCATTAAGGAGATCAAGAGCTTCCAGGCCACCGACATCACCCGCACCCGCTTCGACGCCGCCCGCAGGCGCTTTTCCAGCTTGTCCTACGAGTGGGTGCTCGCCTCCGGGAGGATGATCAGCTTCGCGGGGGCGCTCCTGCGTCCGGCCGTCGTCTTCGCCACGGTCGCGCCCCTGGCCGCCCTGTTCGTGGCCCGGGGCTGGAGCGAGCCGTCCGCGACCCTGGCCTTCTTCCTCCTCGCCCCGGGGCTGCCCGAGGGGCTGCTCACGGTCGTGTCCATGATGCAGCAGATCTACGAGTCGCGCATGGCCGCCCGCGCCACCGCCGACCTGCTGTCCCAGGAGCCCATGCCCGAGGGATCCTTCGACGACGGCGACGGCCCCGCCCCCGGCCGCGTCGAGGTCGACGGCGTCACCTTCTCCTACGAGCCCGGTGCGCCGGTCCTCAAGGGCGTGTCCTTCACCGCCGAGCCCGGGGCCGTGACCGCCCTGGTGGGGCCCTCGGGCGGCGGCAAGTCGACGCTGGCGCGCCTGATCGCCCGCTTCTACGACGTCGAGGGCGGGGCGGTGCGCGTGAGCGGCGTCGACGTGCGCGAGACGACCTTCTCCTGGCTGGGCTCGCGGGTGGCGATCGTGCTGCAGGACGTGGCCCTGTCGCACGACTCCGTCCACGACAATATCGCCCTGGGACGCCCGGGGGCCTCGCGCGAGCAGGTGGAGGCCGCGGCGCGGGCCGCCTGCATCCACGAGCGCATTATGCGCCTGCCCCGCGGCTATGACACGGTCCTGGGGGAGGAGGGCGGGTTCCTCTCCGGCGGGGAGCGCCAGCGCGTCACCCTGGCGCGCGCCTACCTCCAGGACGCCCCGGTCCTGGTCCTGGACGAGGCCACCGCCCAGGCCGACCCGGCCTCCGAGCGCGACATCCACGTCGCCCTGTCCCGCCTGGCGGCCGGGCGCACCGTCATTATTATCGCCCACCGCCTGTCCACCGTGCGCGACGCCGACCAGATCCTCGTCGTCGACGACGGCGCCGTCGTCGAGCGCGGCCGCCACGAGGACCTCCTGGCGGCCGGCGGCCGCTACGCCGTCATGTGGCGCAGTCAGGACCTCGACCCCGGCGGCGGGGGCGAGGCCGCCGCCACCGCGGGCGACGCCGTCACCGCCGGGGCCATGGAGGGGGAGTGA